One part of the candidate division TA06 bacterium B3_TA06 genome encodes these proteins:
- a CDS encoding two-component system response regulator gives MTSPEGIPILLVEDDENDILMTKRAFTRYHITNQLYVVRDGEEALDFIYRRGDYADESLSTPGLILLDLTLPKMGGIEVLRHLKGDPEKRNIPVVILTASRREKDKIESYNLGVNSYIVKPVEFNKFIEAISTINLYWSLNQLPD, from the coding sequence ATGACTTCACCAGAGGGCATCCCCATACTTTTGGTTGAAGACGATGAAAACGATATTCTGATGACCAAGCGCGCCTTTACACGTTATCATATCACCAACCAGCTTTACGTGGTGCGAGACGGGGAGGAGGCGTTGGACTTTATCTACCGTCGGGGAGATTACGCTGACGAAAGTCTTTCTACCCCCGGACTGATTCTTTTGGATCTTACCCTACCCAAGATGGGCGGCATTGAGGTGCTTCGTCATCTCAAAGGCGACCCTGAGAAGCGGAATATTCCTGTGGTGATACTTACCGCCTCCCGCCGAGAGAAGGATAAGATCGAGAGCTACAACCTCGGTGTCAACTCCTATATCGTCAAACCGGTGGAGTTCAATAAATTTATCGAGGCGATTAGCACCATCAATCTTTACTGGAGTCTTAACCAGTTACCCGATTAG
- a CDS encoding two-component system response regulator translates to MVEKQPIDILLVEDDENDILITKRAFTKHNLSNHLYVVRDGEESLDFVYHRNQYSDPASAPRPGLILLDINMPKMNGIEVLRRLKSDPEYKVIPIVMLTTSKRDQDKIESYNLGVNSYIIKPVDFNKFVDAIATINLYWELNELP, encoded by the coding sequence ATGGTTGAAAAACAGCCTATAGACATACTTCTCGTCGAGGATGACGAGAACGATATACTCATAACCAAAAGGGCATTCACCAAGCATAACCTCTCTAATCACCTGTATGTGGTTCGTGACGGCGAAGAGTCCCTAGACTTTGTATACCACCGGAACCAGTATTCAGATCCCGCCTCGGCCCCTCGACCGGGATTGATCCTTCTGGACATCAACATGCCTAAGATGAACGGAATCGAGGTTCTTAGAAGGTTAAAGAGCGATCCAGAGTATAAAGTGATCCCTATAGTGATGCTTACTACATCCAAAAGGGATCAGGACAAGATCGAAAGCTACAACCTGGGTGTAAACTCCTACATCATTAAGCCGGTAGACTTCAACAAGTTCGTGGATGCCATAGCAACCATCAACCTTTACTGGGAACTTAATGAGCTGCCCTGA
- a CDS encoding GNAT family N-acetyltransferase — protein sequence MVRSKKELSDLYPEGHIVEFLHKNLEQFRDPPQQIEEAIEYAFSETEGKGGFLVLQELEGELVGVVVMNRTGMSGYIPENILVYLATDSSKAPLGTGAKLLKRALEEAEGDVALHVEYNNSAKTLYETLGFTSKYAEMRYKKQ from the coding sequence ATCGTTCGTTCAAAAAAAGAATTAAGTGATCTATACCCAGAAGGTCATATCGTTGAGTTCCTGCATAAAAACCTTGAGCAATTTCGTGATCCGCCCCAGCAGATCGAAGAGGCCATAGAATACGCGTTCTCAGAGACAGAAGGCAAGGGTGGTTTTCTTGTCCTTCAGGAGCTGGAAGGCGAGCTTGTGGGGGTGGTGGTGATGAACCGAACCGGCATGTCCGGATACATCCCGGAGAACATCCTTGTATATCTGGCCACGGATTCGTCCAAGGCCCCTCTGGGTACCGGAGCCAAGCTTCTCAAGCGTGCCCTTGAGGAAGCCGAAGGAGACGTTGCTCTTCATGTAGAGTATAACAACTCGGCAAAAACACTTTACGAAACACTGGGGTTCACCTCCAAGTACGCCGAAATGAGATACAAGAAGCAATGA
- a CDS encoding amino-acid racemase → MSRVLIDPAVIEHNFEAMDRMFTKRGIHWTAVTKVLCGYKPALKLLVELGLRSFADSRLANLKTIRKLCPEAETIYIRPPRIKSVANVVLWADISLNTELATIRALSKAALEQNKVHGIIIMIELGELREGVMPDRLLEFYRDVFELKGIEVLGIGTNLACMYGVLPTYDKLMQLALYKRIIELKFKTKLPLCSGGSSISIPNILEKQLPKEINHFRVGESLFLGTDLINGGYIKGLKPDAFLLAASIVELKEKPTGPLGEMVENAFGEAPTTEEIGEWGHGGERAERAVLNIGRLDVPFEHLVPIDERVNLVGGASDLLVADLSETKMTYKLGDEIRFRLDYPALLALMHSRYMEKEVVNPPGA, encoded by the coding sequence ATGAGCAGGGTACTGATTGATCCAGCCGTGATTGAACACAACTTCGAGGCGATGGATAGAATGTTCACAAAACGAGGTATCCACTGGACCGCGGTAACCAAGGTGCTTTGCGGATACAAACCAGCCCTTAAGCTGCTGGTGGAACTGGGTCTGCGTTCCTTTGCAGATTCCAGGCTTGCCAACCTGAAGACTATCCGTAAGTTATGCCCTGAAGCAGAGACCATCTACATCAGACCTCCACGTATCAAATCCGTAGCCAATGTGGTTTTGTGGGCGGATATAAGCCTTAACACCGAGCTTGCCACCATACGTGCCTTGTCTAAGGCAGCCTTGGAGCAAAACAAGGTTCACGGTATCATTATTATGATCGAGTTAGGGGAGTTAAGGGAAGGGGTGATGCCCGATCGGTTGCTGGAGTTCTACCGCGATGTGTTCGAGTTGAAAGGAATCGAGGTCCTAGGAATCGGCACCAACCTTGCCTGCATGTACGGGGTGCTTCCCACCTACGACAAGTTAATGCAGCTGGCACTTTATAAAAGAATCATAGAACTTAAGTTCAAAACCAAACTGCCCTTGTGTTCTGGTGGTTCTTCGATCTCCATCCCCAATATCCTGGAAAAGCAGCTTCCCAAAGAAATAAATCACTTCAGGGTTGGTGAGAGCCTGTTTTTGGGCACCGATCTTATCAACGGTGGATACATCAAGGGACTTAAGCCGGACGCGTTCTTGCTTGCCGCAAGTATCGTGGAACTGAAGGAGAAGCCTACCGGTCCGTTGGGGGAGATGGTGGAGAATGCCTTTGGTGAAGCACCGACAACAGAAGAAATCGGGGAATGGGGGCATGGGGGAGAACGGGCGGAAAGGGCGGTGCTCAATATAGGCAGGCTGGACGTTCCTTTCGAGCATCTCGTCCCGATTGACGAGAGGGTGAATCTGGTGGGGGGCGCTTCGGATCTTTTAGTGGCCGATCTTTCCGAGACCAAGATGACTTACAAGCTTGGCGATGAGATTCGCTTCCGTCTGGATTACCCGGCACTTCTGGCACTCATGCACTCCAGATACATGGAAAAGGAGGTCGTAAACCCGCCCGGAGCATAG
- a CDS encoding ATP-dependent protease (among the AAA+ ATPases, the YifB protease family belongs to the Helix 2 insert clade; unknown function) — protein sequence MLSKVTSAGLLGIDAYKVEVEVDTARSGLPAFTTVGLPEGAVKESKDRVLAAVKNSGFPLPSARITVNLAPADIRKEGAAYDLPIALGILACRGVIPVEALAKYLIVGELSLDGAIRPVRGALSIAALVQELEGFEGLILPKANASEAAIRGEGFCYPANSLIEVVRFLNGEERIEPTKVDVAELFREEMLWSVDLAEVKGQEHAKRALEVAAAGGHNILLVGPPGTGKTMLAKRLPTILPPLSLEEALETTRIHSVAGLLDEGKALVATRPYRSPHHTISDAGLIGGGQIPRPGEVSLAHNGILFLDEFPEFRRNVLEVLRQPLEDGRVVISRAKISIPYPARFTLVAAMNPCPCGNLTDPVNICRCTPQQIQRYRSRISGPLLDRIDIHIEVPKLRFEEIRRREPGEKSEEVRKRVVAAREVQLERFGMLKRKHPIYCNGQMGAKDARQFCEIGPDSEHLLKTAMERFGLSARAHDKILKVARTIADLDGADAIKPQHISEAIQYRSLDRKVEM from the coding sequence ATGCTCTCCAAGGTAACGTCAGCTGGCCTTTTAGGCATTGACGCCTACAAGGTCGAGGTTGAGGTAGATACTGCCAGAAGCGGGCTGCCCGCGTTCACCACCGTTGGTCTGCCCGAAGGCGCGGTAAAGGAATCAAAGGACCGGGTCCTGGCAGCGGTAAAGAACTCAGGTTTCCCACTGCCTTCGGCAAGGATCACCGTGAACCTGGCACCCGCCGATATCAGGAAGGAGGGTGCTGCCTACGACCTGCCCATCGCCCTTGGCATCCTTGCGTGTCGTGGTGTGATCCCTGTTGAGGCGTTGGCCAAATACCTGATCGTGGGTGAGTTATCCCTTGACGGGGCTATAAGGCCGGTGCGCGGGGCTTTATCGATTGCCGCGCTGGTGCAGGAGCTTGAAGGCTTCGAAGGCCTGATCCTTCCCAAAGCCAATGCGTCCGAGGCGGCCATACGCGGCGAGGGGTTCTGCTACCCGGCCAACTCACTTATCGAGGTGGTGCGATTCCTTAACGGAGAAGAAAGAATTGAACCCACAAAGGTTGACGTTGCCGAGCTGTTCCGGGAGGAGATGCTCTGGTCGGTGGATCTTGCAGAGGTCAAAGGGCAGGAGCACGCCAAGCGAGCCTTAGAGGTAGCCGCGGCAGGCGGACACAACATCCTTTTGGTCGGCCCGCCTGGCACTGGGAAGACCATGCTGGCCAAGCGGCTGCCGACAATCCTGCCGCCCTTATCGCTTGAGGAGGCTCTTGAGACCACCCGCATACACTCGGTGGCCGGTTTGCTGGACGAAGGTAAGGCGTTAGTCGCCACCCGACCGTATCGTTCCCCCCATCATACGATCTCCGACGCCGGCCTCATAGGCGGCGGGCAGATCCCAAGGCCGGGCGAGGTGAGCCTGGCCCACAACGGAATCCTGTTCCTTGACGAGTTCCCTGAGTTCCGGCGCAACGTGCTCGAGGTCCTGCGCCAGCCTTTGGAGGACGGCAGGGTAGTCATCAGCCGGGCAAAGATCTCCATCCCCTATCCGGCGCGCTTCACCCTGGTCGCGGCAATGAACCCATGCCCGTGCGGGAATTTAACCGACCCGGTCAACATCTGCCGCTGCACCCCACAGCAGATTCAAAGATATAGATCAAGGATTTCAGGACCCTTACTGGACCGCATCGACATCCACATCGAGGTGCCGAAGCTGAGGTTTGAGGAGATAAGGCGAAGGGAGCCGGGCGAGAAATCCGAGGAGGTTCGCAAGAGGGTGGTGGCGGCGCGTGAGGTGCAGCTTGAGCGGTTCGGGATGCTCAAGCGCAAGCACCCGATATACTGCAACGGACAGATGGGTGCAAAGGACGCAAGGCAATTCTGCGAGATAGGCCCGGACTCCGAGCACTTACTCAAGACCGCGATGGAGCGCTTCGGGCTTTCGGCCCGGGCACACGACAAGATCCTCAAGGTGGCAAGAACCATAGCCGACCTGGACGGTGCAGACGCAATCAAACCCCAGCACATCTCCGAAGCTATACAATACCGCAGCTTAGACAGAAAGGTGGAGATGTAG
- a CDS encoding AAA family ATPase gives MRKILIIGSGGAGKSKLARTLGNILKLPVINRDAFYWNPGWVETPKQEWERKVGELIKGEEWIMDGNYGSTLEKRLKVADTVIFLNYSRYLCLWRGLMRQFSRQRVDPIPGCHEKIDFEFIKWIWNYPRKIRPTIMKILDEGCDGKKIFICNTPRQIKRLVHEFRTRVPQST, from the coding sequence ATGCGAAAAATCCTGATCATCGGCTCAGGCGGGGCAGGAAAATCGAAGTTGGCCCGCACCCTTGGTAATATCCTGAAGCTGCCGGTGATTAATCGCGATGCCTTCTACTGGAACCCGGGCTGGGTGGAGACTCCTAAGCAAGAGTGGGAGAGGAAGGTAGGAGAGCTCATCAAAGGAGAGGAATGGATCATGGACGGCAACTACGGAAGTACTCTGGAAAAAAGGTTAAAAGTTGCCGATACGGTAATTTTTCTCAATTACTCCAGATACCTCTGTTTGTGGAGAGGTTTGATGCGGCAGTTCTCACGGCAACGAGTTGATCCCATTCCCGGTTGTCACGAGAAGATAGATTTCGAATTCATCAAATGGATATGGAACTACCCCCGAAAGATCCGACCAACGATTATGAAGATACTGGATGAGGGCTGCGACGGGAAAAAGATATTTATCTGCAACACCCCACGGCAGATAAAAAGGCTGGTTCATGAGTTCCGAACCAGAGTTCCGCAGTCCACTTGA
- a CDS encoding YraN family protein — protein sequence MNRKSLGRRGEEIAERFLKKQGYRILARNFHTRWGELDIVAQDGAEVVFVEVKTRTSSDFVRPEEAVNFKKQDHLRKAAEIWLAKNYSLQPPPCRFDVVAVIIKKDNEHEIEHLRDAFQ from the coding sequence ATGAACCGAAAATCACTTGGCCGCAGAGGCGAGGAGATAGCGGAGAGATTCCTCAAAAAGCAAGGCTACCGCATCCTTGCGCGCAACTTCCACACACGATGGGGGGAGCTGGATATCGTGGCGCAGGACGGAGCAGAGGTTGTCTTTGTAGAGGTTAAGACCCGCACCTCAAGCGACTTCGTACGGCCTGAAGAAGCGGTCAATTTCAAGAAACAAGACCATCTAAGAAAAGCGGCTGAAATCTGGCTTGCAAAGAACTACTCACTTCAACCTCCGCCCTGCCGGTTCGATGTGGTAGCGGTAATCATCAAGAAAGACAACGAGCATGAAATAGAGCACCTCCGCGACGCCTTCCAATGA